Proteins from a genomic interval of Pseudodesulfovibrio nedwellii:
- a CDS encoding DVU_1555 family C-GCAxxG-C-C protein encodes MLDDTGLKMMELGGKGYCCSQIMVMLALDEMGRDNPDLIRAASGLCNGLGDCSGVCGVYTGAAVLLGLYGGKGEDMEEPADVLPLMLEELRDWFVDATTHYGGTACKDILDGQCGQPDTTRCGGLVAATYARIREILVDNGLDPSEGRSLS; translated from the coding sequence GTGTTGGATGATACTGGTCTCAAGATGATGGAATTGGGCGGCAAAGGGTATTGTTGCAGTCAGATTATGGTCATGTTGGCTCTTGATGAAATGGGCCGCGACAACCCTGACTTGATTCGGGCCGCTTCCGGGCTGTGTAATGGCTTGGGCGATTGTTCAGGTGTGTGCGGCGTCTACACCGGGGCAGCCGTGTTACTTGGATTGTATGGCGGTAAAGGTGAAGACATGGAAGAACCTGCGGATGTCTTGCCATTAATGCTCGAAGAGTTACGTGATTGGTTTGTCGACGCCACGACACACTATGGCGGCACGGCGTGCAAGGATATTCTGGATGGTCAGTGCGGCCAGCCTGATACGACTCGTTGTGGTGGATTGGTGGCTGCGACGTATGCCCGGATACGTGAAATTTTGGTGGACAACGGACTGGACCCGTCCGAAGGGCGCTCCTTGTCATGA
- the trsM gene encoding DVU_1556 family methyltransferase, translated as MPEPCVPLWEKPSLRVAAGETLRPGGFSLTDRAAELVGVLPGWRILDVGSGLGATVERLRSRFGADAWGVESSSVQIERGGGANVIQAQGDALPFHDESFKAVFCECVLSLFADPQKGLAEFYRVLQPQGYLVLADLHAERPSLPDGSSCAGRAVPLAVTRERVEACGFTVRLVEDHSRQLKDLAAKLLFAGGETTRTCDGDLGYYLMIAQKGSEPRVG; from the coding sequence GTGCCGGAGCCATGTGTTCCTCTTTGGGAAAAACCGTCATTACGTGTTGCCGCGGGAGAGACCTTGCGGCCCGGTGGTTTTTCTTTGACGGACCGAGCTGCTGAACTTGTCGGGGTACTTCCCGGCTGGCGGATACTTGATGTGGGCAGTGGACTGGGAGCCACGGTTGAGCGATTACGCTCCCGTTTCGGAGCAGATGCCTGGGGTGTGGAATCGTCAAGTGTGCAGATTGAACGTGGTGGTGGAGCGAATGTCATTCAGGCACAAGGTGATGCCCTGCCCTTTCATGATGAAAGTTTTAAGGCCGTTTTTTGTGAGTGTGTGCTGTCGCTGTTTGCTGATCCTCAGAAGGGACTTGCAGAGTTTTATCGAGTACTTCAACCGCAAGGGTATCTTGTCCTTGCTGATTTGCATGCAGAGCGGCCGAGCCTGCCGGATGGGAGTTCCTGTGCCGGACGCGCCGTGCCGCTTGCTGTCACGCGGGAACGGGTGGAGGCGTGTGGCTTCACGGTGCGTCTGGTTGAGGATCATTCCCGACAGTTGAAGGATTTGGCGGCCAAATTACTGTTCGCCGGAGGGGAAACAACCAGGACATGTGATGGCGATCTCGGGTATTATTTGATGATTGCGCAAAAAGGGAGTGAGCCTCGTGTTGGATGA
- a CDS encoding DVU_1557 family redox protein — MSVIKVPEAEVSGWKCAACDKELVLAPVELEYLDSLFNVELPTCPSCGFVFIPEGLALGKMNQVEHLLEDK, encoded by the coding sequence ATGAGTGTTATCAAAGTACCGGAAGCGGAAGTTTCAGGGTGGAAATGTGCGGCCTGCGACAAAGAATTGGTTCTGGCTCCGGTTGAGTTGGAGTATCTCGATTCATTGTTCAATGTGGAATTGCCAACCTGTCCCTCATGTGGGTTCGTGTTTATCCCGGAAGGGTTGGCGCTCGGCAAGATGAATCAGGTCGAGCATTTGTTGGAGGACAAGTAA
- a CDS encoding pyridine nucleotide-disulfide oxidoreductase/dicluster-binding protein, protein MEQADLRELESKCIQEEAPKCVAACPLHVDARTFCSFMAQRRWDKAWQVLAKTMPLPGVLARLCEGLCRVDCVRKDAGGSIEMGLLERFCAENAKPVASPRPLPSRGKSVAVLGGGMTGLCGAWEMARRGFNVTLHCAILGEDLPELPEGVLDNELASLEKLGVVISSGEALTPDVLSSFVDEKDAVFIDSACVPSDCLSDLGKPDSLTLGTTKIGVFASRLNEKSAVLQAAAGRRVANSIERFTQGVSMVTGRELEGPYESRLFTSLEKIDSLPLVESEDGYSEENARDEAKRCIQCECLECVKGCEYLRHYKYYPKVYARQIYNNESIVMGTRQANTMINSCTLCGQCEVLCPEDFSMADVCLAARQNMVERGKMPPSAHEFALRDMAFADGEKCVLHRHAPGESTSEYLFFPGCQLTASDPEGVEAAYADLHERLGSVGLMLHCCGAPAEWSGRHRMFEESMAVLKKKWKDLGSPRIIAACPTCLKTLRQGLSDAEIVSHWSILRAVGLPSGVASKECTLAVNDPCAARHDTILREDVRVLLDQLHVDMTEPEYNGELAQCCGYGGLLSEANPELGMAVAEVRAKGADEDFVTYCIMCRDMIAKTGKRAMHLYDLLYPRRDDPGARPSPGYPARRENRVHLREKLLRDVWRQDETHVAEPYESIEFAVTDHAARIMEERRILKSDIQKVLLQLDQSGKQLVNNETGHFLTSFRPVVVTYWVEYESTENGYLVHNTWCHRMKIKGAQS, encoded by the coding sequence ATGGAACAAGCTGATCTGAGAGAATTGGAAAGCAAGTGTATTCAGGAGGAAGCGCCCAAATGTGTTGCCGCCTGTCCTTTGCACGTTGATGCACGCACCTTTTGTTCGTTCATGGCGCAACGCCGATGGGACAAGGCATGGCAGGTGCTCGCCAAAACCATGCCGCTCCCCGGTGTGTTGGCTCGGTTGTGCGAAGGCCTATGCAGAGTCGATTGTGTTCGCAAGGATGCCGGTGGCTCTATTGAAATGGGACTGCTTGAACGGTTTTGTGCTGAGAATGCCAAGCCTGTGGCCTCGCCGCGTCCCCTACCGTCTCGTGGTAAATCTGTTGCCGTTCTTGGTGGCGGTATGACCGGATTGTGTGGCGCATGGGAAATGGCGCGCAGAGGGTTCAATGTCACCCTGCATTGTGCAATTTTGGGCGAAGATCTGCCCGAACTTCCCGAAGGTGTATTGGATAACGAACTGGCGAGTCTCGAAAAACTGGGGGTTGTCATCTCCAGCGGAGAAGCCCTGACTCCTGATGTCCTGAGTTCATTCGTTGATGAAAAGGATGCTGTTTTTATAGATTCAGCTTGTGTGCCTTCCGATTGTCTTTCTGATCTTGGCAAACCGGATTCCCTGACATTGGGGACAACCAAAATCGGTGTTTTTGCCAGCCGTCTCAATGAGAAATCCGCTGTCTTGCAGGCCGCTGCCGGTCGTCGGGTCGCCAATTCCATTGAGCGATTCACACAGGGCGTTTCCATGGTCACGGGGCGGGAACTGGAAGGGCCGTATGAAAGTAGGCTGTTCACCAGTCTGGAAAAGATCGATTCCTTGCCACTTGTTGAAAGCGAAGATGGATATTCCGAAGAAAATGCGCGTGATGAGGCAAAGCGCTGCATCCAGTGCGAGTGCCTTGAATGCGTGAAAGGGTGCGAATACCTGCGGCATTACAAATATTATCCCAAGGTATACGCCCGACAAATTTACAACAATGAATCCATTGTCATGGGAACGCGTCAGGCAAACACCATGATCAATTCCTGCACGTTGTGCGGTCAGTGCGAGGTCCTTTGCCCCGAAGATTTTTCCATGGCCGACGTTTGTCTTGCCGCGCGGCAGAATATGGTCGAGCGAGGTAAAATGCCGCCGTCCGCTCATGAATTTGCCTTGCGAGACATGGCCTTTGCCGATGGCGAAAAATGTGTGTTGCATCGCCATGCACCCGGTGAGTCCACCAGTGAATACCTGTTTTTCCCCGGCTGTCAGTTGACGGCATCTGATCCTGAAGGTGTGGAAGCAGCCTATGCTGACCTGCATGAACGGCTCGGTAGTGTCGGGTTGATGCTGCATTGCTGCGGTGCACCCGCTGAATGGTCCGGGCGACATCGCATGTTTGAGGAATCCATGGCTGTGCTCAAGAAAAAGTGGAAGGACCTCGGCAGCCCCAGAATTATCGCTGCCTGTCCCACATGTCTCAAAACTCTGCGTCAGGGATTGTCCGATGCTGAAATAGTGTCTCATTGGTCCATTCTTCGAGCGGTCGGGTTACCTTCAGGGGTGGCATCCAAAGAATGTACCTTGGCTGTTAACGATCCGTGTGCTGCTCGACATGACACCATATTGCGTGAAGATGTTCGGGTTTTGCTGGACCAGTTACATGTGGATATGACCGAGCCGGAATACAATGGTGAACTTGCCCAATGTTGTGGCTACGGCGGTTTGTTGTCCGAGGCCAACCCGGAACTTGGTATGGCTGTGGCGGAAGTGCGCGCCAAGGGTGCAGATGAGGATTTTGTTACCTACTGTATTATGTGTCGTGACATGATCGCCAAGACCGGTAAGCGGGCCATGCACTTGTATGACCTGTTGTATCCACGGCGTGATGATCCCGGCGCACGTCCTTCTCCCGGTTATCCTGCACGACGTGAAAACCGTGTTCATCTTCGGGAGAAGTTGCTGCGTGATGTGTGGCGGCAGGATGAGACACATGTTGCCGAACCGTATGAATCAATCGAGTTCGCTGTGACGGATCATGCTGCACGTATCATGGAAGAGCGGCGTATCTTGAAGAGCGATATCCAGAAAGTTCTGCTTCAGTTGGATCAGTCCGGCAAACAGTTGGTGAACAACGAAACCGGACATTTTCTCACATCATTCAGGCCGGTGGTTGTGACCTACTGGGTTGAATATGAATCCACTGAAAACGGGTATCTCGTGCATAACACATGGTGCCACCGGATGAAGATAAAAGGGGCGCAGTCATGA